The DNA window CGTACAGCCGGCCGTAATGCTCGAGCATGAGCTTGTGCGCCCCGTAAGGCGACACCGGCACCGTCGCCGATGACTCGGCCAGCGGCGGCGGGGCTTCCCCGTACACCGCGGCCGAGCTGGCCAGCACCACCCGCCCGACACCGGCTCGCCTGGCGGCCTCGAGCACACACAGCGTGCCCGTTGCGTTGATCTCGTGGGTCCGGAGGGGATCTACGACCGACTGCGGTACCGACACGACGGCGGCCATGTGCAGGATGCCCGAGCAGCCGGACGCCAGGCGTTCGACCAGCGATTGATCCAGGATGCTGCCCACTTCCAGCTGGGCGCCCGCGGGCATGTTTTGGCGTTTGCCGGTAGACAGGTCGTCGAGAACGACGACTTCCCAGCCACGCGCCAGGCAAGCCTCGACCGAATGGCTCCCGATG is part of the Candidatus Tanganyikabacteria bacterium genome and encodes:
- a CDS encoding NAD-dependent epimerase/dehydratase family protein, which produces MFQESRPRVLVTGGAGFIGSHSVEACLARGWEVVVLDDLSTGKRQNMPAGAQLEVGSILDQSLVERLASGCSGILHMAAVVSVPQSVVDPLRTHEINATGTLCVLEAARRAGVGRVVLASSAAVYGEAPPPLAESSATVPVSPYGAHKLMLEHYGRLY